A genomic window from Leptolyngbya sp. BL0902 includes:
- a CDS encoding DUF423 domain-containing protein, which translates to MSSERLFFALAALLGGTAVAAGAFATHALRPQLTPRLLEVFETGVRYQMYHALALGIVALALTTSLGQATWLTAGGWALVIGTVIFSGSLYALSLSGIGILGAVAPLGGLALMVGWGCLAIAAYLGSSALS; encoded by the coding sequence GTCTCTTTTTTGCCCTTGCCGCCCTATTAGGGGGCACCGCCGTCGCTGCCGGAGCCTTTGCTACCCATGCCCTGCGACCCCAGCTTACCCCCCGCCTGCTGGAGGTCTTTGAAACCGGAGTGCGCTACCAGATGTACCATGCCCTTGCCCTGGGGATCGTGGCCCTAGCCCTCACAACCTCCCTGGGCCAAGCAACCTGGCTAACGGCAGGCGGTTGGGCCTTGGTGATCGGCACCGTCATTTTTTCCGGCAGTCTCTATGCCCTCAGCCTTTCAGGAATCGGCATTCTAGGAGCCGTCGCCCCCCTGGGTGGCCTAGCGTTGATGGTGGGGTGGGGCTGTTTGGCCATAGCCGCCTATTTAGGATCCTCGGCCTTGTCCTAG
- a CDS encoding YqiA/YcfP family alpha/beta fold hydrolase, with amino-acid sequence MVHYLYLHGFASGPQSYKAQVFRARFEALGLSLTIPDLNQGGFANLTLSRQIQQARELILAQAQPTVIIGSSFGGLTAAWLADQPDLQPRIDKLVLLAPAFQFAAQWLPRLGATALAEWQQQGVWSVYHYADQEDRPLNYNFVADLQRYDEATLQAQIPTLICHGLADEVISIDASHAYVAQRPWGTLLEFASDHTLGNVEDDIWQAMSHFLGLTSGR; translated from the coding sequence ATGGTTCACTACCTTTACCTCCACGGCTTCGCCTCCGGCCCCCAGTCCTACAAAGCCCAAGTCTTTAGGGCGCGATTTGAGGCGTTGGGCCTGTCCCTCACCATCCCCGACCTGAATCAGGGGGGCTTTGCTAACCTCACCCTCAGCCGCCAAATCCAGCAAGCCCGTGAGCTTATCCTGGCCCAGGCTCAACCTACGGTGATTATCGGCTCCAGTTTTGGTGGACTGACGGCGGCTTGGTTGGCCGATCAACCCGACCTTCAACCCCGCATCGACAAGCTCGTCTTGCTGGCCCCGGCTTTTCAGTTTGCCGCGCAGTGGTTGCCTCGGCTGGGAGCAACGGCCCTAGCGGAATGGCAGCAGCAGGGGGTGTGGTCGGTCTATCACTATGCCGACCAGGAGGATCGCCCCTTGAACTACAACTTCGTGGCGGATCTTCAGCGCTACGACGAGGCCACGCTCCAGGCCCAAATCCCCACGCTGATCTGTCACGGTCTAGCCGATGAGGTGATTTCCATCGACGCTAGCCATGCCTATGTTGCCCAACGCCCCTGGGGAACCCTGCTGGAATTCGCCAGCGACCACACCCTCGGCAACGTGGAGGACGACATATGGCAGGCTATGAGCCACTTTCTAGGGCTCACTTCCGGGCGCTAG
- the nei gene encoding endonuclease VIII, with protein MPEGPEIRRAADKIHRAIAGNRAQDVFFAFDHLKPYEDQLIGGTITQVTPYGKALITAFDNGFGVYSHNQLYGKWVICKPNAAPPTGRQLRFAIHTELKWALLYSASDIEVLPLDQVPHHPYIAKLGPDTLDTTITPDQIAARALDVAFRRRRFAGLLLDQGFLGGIGNYLRSEILYVAGIHPNQRPMDCSPAQIDAFATAALALPQQSYRHRGITNDLALAEQLKAQGQRRRDYRHWVFGRQSKPCHRCGTSIEKLMLSGRRCYVCSRCQEP; from the coding sequence ATGCCCGAAGGCCCCGAAATTCGCCGCGCCGCCGACAAAATCCACCGCGCCATCGCTGGAAACCGTGCCCAGGATGTGTTCTTTGCCTTCGATCACCTCAAACCCTACGAAGATCAACTCATTGGCGGCACCATCACCCAGGTTACGCCCTATGGTAAGGCGCTGATTACGGCCTTCGACAACGGATTCGGCGTCTACAGCCACAACCAGCTCTATGGAAAATGGGTGATCTGCAAACCCAACGCCGCACCGCCCACGGGTCGCCAGTTGCGGTTTGCCATCCACACCGAACTAAAATGGGCCTTGCTCTACAGCGCCTCAGATATTGAGGTGCTGCCCCTCGACCAAGTGCCCCACCATCCCTACATCGCCAAGCTTGGCCCCGACACCCTAGACACGACCATTACCCCGGATCAGATTGCGGCCCGCGCTCTGGATGTGGCCTTTCGTCGCCGTCGCTTTGCAGGGTTGCTGCTGGATCAGGGATTTCTCGGCGGCATTGGCAACTATCTGCGGAGCGAAATTCTCTATGTAGCGGGCATCCACCCCAACCAGCGCCCCATGGATTGTAGCCCCGCACAAATCGACGCCTTTGCCACAGCGGCCCTCGCCCTGCCCCAGCAATCCTACCGCCATCGCGGCATTACCAACGACCTCGCCCTCGCCGAGCAACTGAAGGCCCAAGGCCAGCGACGACGCGACTATCGCCATTGGGTCTTTGGTCGCCAAAGCAAACCTTGCCATCGCTGCGGCACCTCCATCGAAAAGCTGATGCTCAGCGGGCGACGGTGCTATGTCTGTTCTAGATGCCAGGAGCCATAG
- a CDS encoding alpha/beta fold hydrolase, producing MHRHLLTRTPAALSYLEWGSGESVLMLHGLADHGLVWQSLAERLAPTYRCLAPDLRGHGDSGKPNDPAAYDALEFVRDLEAFADALLTEPVTVIAHSWAAKLALLWAKQSPHRVKQLILVDPFFVNTLPKLFRPTLPIFYRTLPFLKVMGPFPNRASAAALAQTLKQYRGWSPLQQAVFDAAMEEKPDGTWGSKFALAARNGVFEDILNRAGLTESLAVPTHLLLPQGGLNRMAWQTRPYYRYLTNLQTQTLPGNHWPHLVEPEAFNGEIAAILGHPSQELPQEKNQQTKIVSRNHSTDYFRFDDYPIR from the coding sequence ATGCACCGCCATCTTTTAACGCGCACTCCCGCAGCTTTGTCCTACCTAGAGTGGGGGAGTGGCGAATCCGTGCTGATGCTTCACGGCTTGGCGGATCATGGCCTGGTGTGGCAGAGTTTGGCGGAACGTTTGGCCCCCACATACCGCTGTTTGGCCCCCGACCTGCGCGGCCACGGCGACAGCGGCAAACCTAACGATCCCGCCGCCTACGATGCCCTGGAATTCGTGAGGGATTTGGAAGCCTTTGCCGATGCGCTGCTAACGGAACCCGTTACGGTGATCGCCCACTCCTGGGCGGCGAAACTGGCGCTGCTGTGGGCCAAGCAGTCTCCCCATCGGGTAAAGCAGTTGATTTTGGTGGATCCCTTCTTTGTGAACACCCTGCCGAAGTTGTTTCGGCCCACCCTGCCCATTTTCTACCGCACCCTGCCCTTCCTCAAGGTGATGGGGCCATTTCCGAACCGAGCATCCGCCGCCGCCCTGGCCCAAACCCTAAAGCAATACCGAGGCTGGAGCCCCCTACAACAGGCCGTTTTTGATGCCGCCATGGAAGAAAAGCCCGATGGTACCTGGGGCAGCAAGTTTGCCCTCGCCGCCCGCAACGGTGTCTTTGAAGACATCCTCAACCGCGCCGGACTGACCGAATCCCTAGCCGTTCCCACCCATTTGCTGCTGCCCCAGGGCGGATTGAACCGCATGGCGTGGCAAACTCGGCCCTACTATCGCTATTTGACGAATTTGCAGACCCAGACCCTTCCCGGCAACCACTGGCCCCACCTGGTAGAACCGGAGGCGTTTAATGGGGAAATTGCCGCCATTCTGGGACATCCTAGTCAAGAGTTACCTCAGGAGAAGAACCAACAGACGAAAATAGTCAGTAGAAATCACTCTACTGACTACTTTCGTTTTGATGATTACCCAATTCGCTAA
- a CDS encoding Calx-beta domain-containing protein: MYLDPLAESQSTFSTNSFSVGDGSTLYEGLDLHSNSHFNTSLLKSSSGLLDSEFASVSLSNSSVFLSSTSTSYITLHNLINAALEESNIDLDYAFQRSLSQASVVVRDYLTGITSNDEFDRIFGVAFRSNYNQQAADFIYQDFSREDFGSLPLVSIASSSALNGAEGVYVAQDDSIFLSDQLVSSGDIQAIAAVILEEIGHAIDNRINSVDSPGDEGYIFSALVQGKALSSDELAWLKQEDDQAWLEYNGQMVLVEQSLPTVTLSVPDANAAEVNTGQTRNPGSFRVSRTGSTATALTVNYNIGGTATNGADYNRLSGRVVIPIGASSVAIPITVTNDNFYEVAETVRISLKQNSAYTLGASSIGRVTIADNDPAPRIRDRDSNNNLSTAFFIGAWQRNIPGISGQGFVGAGDSDDFYRFTLGSNSNINLTLSGLSQGGVYLDLIRDINGNGIYDSNERLYSDTAYTSYNGVINTALGTGTYFVRVRSPYTNINTNYTLSLAATATPPTTPRDPGSTLGTALNIGTLTTSRSFRDFVGVVDSDDFYRFTLGSNSNVNLTLSGLSQGGVYLDLIRDINGNGIYDSNERLYSDTAYTSYNGVINTALGTGTYFVRVRSPYTNINTNYTLSLAATATPPTTPRDPGSTLGTALNIGTLTTSRSFRDFVGVVDSDDFYRFTLGSNSNVNLTLSGLSQGGVYLDLIRDINGNGIYDSNERLYSDTAYTSYNGVINTALGTGTYFVRVRSPYTNINTNYTLSFSRLVA; this comes from the coding sequence ATGTATTTGGATCCGCTTGCTGAAAGCCAGTCTACCTTTTCGACAAACTCTTTCTCTGTTGGAGACGGTTCAACCTTGTATGAAGGATTGGATTTGCATTCCAATTCACATTTTAATACCTCTCTCTTGAAATCTTCTAGCGGCTTATTAGATAGTGAATTCGCATCGGTGTCTTTGAGTAATTCCTCTGTATTTTTATCTAGCACATCGACTAGCTATATTACACTTCATAATCTTATCAATGCAGCACTTGAGGAAAGCAATATTGACTTAGATTATGCATTTCAAAGAAGCTTATCTCAGGCATCCGTGGTAGTTCGCGACTATCTTACAGGAATAACTTCAAATGATGAATTTGATAGAATTTTTGGGGTAGCCTTTAGAAGTAACTATAATCAACAGGCTGCAGATTTTATTTATCAAGATTTCTCTCGAGAAGACTTTGGCAGTCTTCCACTAGTTAGCATCGCTTCATCAAGCGCCTTAAATGGTGCTGAGGGAGTCTATGTGGCCCAAGATGACAGCATCTTTTTGTCTGACCAGTTAGTTTCAAGTGGCGATATTCAGGCCATTGCAGCGGTCATCTTGGAGGAGATTGGCCATGCTATTGATAACAGAATTAACTCTGTAGATTCTCCTGGAGATGAAGGATATATTTTCTCAGCACTTGTGCAAGGTAAGGCTCTCTCCAGCGATGAGTTAGCTTGGTTGAAACAAGAAGACGATCAAGCTTGGCTTGAATATAACGGCCAAATGGTGCTGGTTGAACAGTCTTTACCAACCGTGACCTTGAGCGTGCCCGATGCCAACGCTGCTGAAGTGAATACTGGGCAAACCCGTAATCCTGGCTCCTTTAGAGTAAGCCGGACAGGCAGTACAGCTACCGCTCTAACCGTTAATTACAATATTGGTGGAACGGCCACGAATGGTGCAGATTACAATAGGTTGTCAGGGCGGGTGGTGATCCCCATTGGAGCGTCTTCCGTCGCTATTCCAATTACTGTCACCAATGACAATTTTTACGAAGTTGCAGAAACCGTCAGAATTTCGCTAAAGCAGAATTCGGCCTACACTCTTGGCGCTAGTAGCATAGGCAGAGTCACAATAGCGGATAACGATCCTGCTCCGAGAATTCGAGATCGAGATAGCAACAACAACCTGTCTACAGCCTTTTTTATTGGTGCGTGGCAACGTAATATCCCAGGTATTAGTGGTCAAGGCTTTGTTGGTGCTGGAGACTCCGACGACTTCTATCGATTCACTTTAGGTAGTAACAGCAACATTAACCTCACCTTGAGTGGTTTGAGTCAGGGAGGTGTCTACCTAGACTTGATTCGAGATATCAATGGCAATGGGATCTACGACTCTAACGAACGCCTTTACTCTGATACGGCCTATACCTCTTACAACGGGGTGATTAATACGGCCTTGGGAACGGGTACCTATTTTGTTCGGGTGAGAAGTCCTTACACGAATATCAATACGAACTACACCTTGTCTCTGGCGGCAACGGCAACGCCCCCTACAACGCCTAGAGATCCTGGTAGCACTCTAGGAACAGCACTAAACATTGGGACACTAACGACATCTCGTAGTTTCCGGGATTTTGTTGGTGTTGTCGATTCCGACGACTTCTATCGATTCACTTTAGGCAGTAACAGCAACGTTAACCTCACCTTGAGTGGTTTGAGTCAGGGAGGTGTCTACCTAGACTTGATTCGAGATATCAATGGCAATGGGATCTACGACTCTAACGAACGCCTTTACTCTGATACGGCCTATACCTCTTACAACGGGGTGATTAATACGGCCTTGGGAACGGGTACCTATTTTGTTCGGGTGAGAAGTCCTTACACGAATATCAATACGAACTACACCTTGTCTCTGGCGGCAACGGCAACGCCCCCTACAACACCTAGAGATCCTGGTAGCACTCTAGGAACAGCACTAAACATTGGGACACTGACGACATCTCGTAGTTTCCGGGATTTTGTTGGTGTTGTCGATTCCGACGACTTCTATCGATTCACTTTAGGCAGTAACAGCAACGTTAACCTCACCTTGAGTGGTTTGAGTCAGGGAGGTGTCTACCTAGACTTGATTCGAGATATCAATGGCAATGGGATCTACGACTCTAACGAACGCCTTTACTCTGATACGGCCTATACCTCTTACAACGGGGTGATTAATACGGCCTTGGGAACGGGTACCTATTTTGTTCGGGTGAGAAGTCCTTACACGAATATCAATACGAACTACACCTTGTCATTTAGTAGGTTGGTTGCTTAG
- a CDS encoding DNA polymerase III subunit alpha — translation MSFVGLHIHSAYSLLDGASQLPQLVERAKELGMPAIALTDHGVMYGAIELIKVCKGSDVKPIIGNEMYIINGDITQQQRRPRYHQVVLAKNTQGYKNLVKLTTISHLQGVQGKGIFSRPCINKELLEQYREGLIVTSACLGGEVPQAILQKRPDVARRVAQWYKDLFGEDYYLELQDHGSPEDRVVNVEILNIARELDIKIICTNDSHYISCNDVEAHDALLCIQTGKLLTEDKRLRYSGTEYLKSADEMRLLFRDHLEPEVIEEAIATTLEVADKVEEYTGILGQPRIPDFPIPPEFNEDAGAYMAHVAREGLVKRMKATSYDAISQDYKDRLEYEIEMMIQMGFPTYFLVVWDYIRFARDNNIPVGPGRGSAAGSLVAYAMGITNIDPIHHGLLFERFLNPERKSMPDIDTDFCIDRREEVIQYVTRRYGEDRVAQIITFNRMTSKAVLKDVARVLDIPYAESDRMAKLIPVARGKPTKLKVMISDDTPAPEFKEKYDKDPQTRRWIDMALRIEGTNKTFGMHAAGVVISKDPLDEIVPLQRNNDGQVITQYYMEDVEALGLLKMDFLGLRNLTMIQKTLDLIESTHGIKIDPDDLPMDDPATFKLLEKGDLGGVFQLESSGMRQIVRDLKPSGLEDISSVLALYRPGPLDAGLIPKFIDRKHGREKIDFADEILKPILSETYGIMVYQEQIMKIAQDMGGYSLGQADLLRRAMGKKKMSEMLKHQENFVGGAVERGVAKKTAEELWDQMVKFAEYCLSADTELLTVEYGPLTIGEIVEKRIPCNVFSVDDHGFVYTQPIAQWHPRGQQEVFEYHLDDGTTLRATADHQFMTTTGEMLPIDEIFQRGLELKQVDAPWPKVLRCA, via the coding sequence ATGTCCTTCGTCGGTCTCCACATCCATAGTGCCTACAGCCTGCTCGACGGGGCCAGCCAGTTACCGCAACTGGTGGAGCGGGCCAAGGAATTGGGGATGCCCGCCATCGCCCTCACCGACCACGGGGTGATGTATGGCGCAATTGAGCTAATCAAGGTCTGCAAGGGCTCGGACGTGAAGCCGATCATCGGCAACGAGATGTACATCATCAACGGCGACATCACCCAACAGCAGCGTCGCCCTCGCTATCACCAGGTGGTGTTGGCCAAAAATACCCAGGGCTATAAGAATCTCGTCAAGCTGACGACGATCTCCCACCTCCAGGGCGTTCAGGGCAAGGGGATTTTTTCGCGGCCTTGCATTAATAAGGAACTGCTGGAGCAGTATCGCGAGGGGCTGATTGTCACCAGCGCTTGTTTAGGTGGAGAAGTGCCCCAGGCGATTTTGCAAAAGCGGCCCGATGTGGCGCGGCGGGTGGCCCAGTGGTACAAGGATTTGTTTGGCGAAGATTATTACCTGGAACTTCAGGATCACGGCTCCCCTGAAGACCGGGTGGTGAACGTGGAAATCCTGAACATTGCGCGGGAGTTGGACATCAAAATTATCTGCACCAACGACTCCCACTATATTTCTTGCAATGATGTGGAGGCCCACGACGCGCTGCTCTGCATCCAAACGGGCAAGCTGCTGACGGAGGACAAGCGCCTGCGCTACAGCGGCACGGAATACCTCAAATCCGCCGACGAAATGCGCCTGCTGTTCCGCGACCACCTAGAGCCGGAGGTGATCGAAGAGGCCATCGCCACCACCCTCGAAGTGGCGGACAAGGTGGAGGAATACACCGGAATCCTCGGCCAGCCCCGCATCCCCGACTTCCCCATTCCGCCCGAATTTAACGAGGATGCCGGAGCCTACATGGCCCATGTGGCGCGGGAAGGGTTGGTGAAGCGCATGAAAGCCACCAGCTACGACGCCATTTCCCAGGACTACAAGGATCGCCTCGAATACGAAATCGAGATGATGATCCAGATGGGCTTCCCCACCTACTTCCTGGTGGTGTGGGACTACATCCGCTTTGCCCGCGACAACAACATCCCCGTTGGCCCAGGGCGCGGTTCGGCGGCGGGTTCCCTAGTGGCCTACGCCATGGGCATCACCAACATCGACCCCATCCACCACGGCCTGCTGTTCGAGCGATTTTTGAACCCCGAACGTAAGTCGATGCCGGATATTGACACCGACTTTTGTATCGACCGCCGGGAAGAAGTGATCCAGTACGTCACCCGCCGCTATGGCGAAGACCGGGTGGCGCAAATCATCACCTTCAACCGCATGACCTCCAAGGCGGTGCTAAAGGACGTGGCGCGGGTGCTGGATATTCCCTACGCCGAATCCGACCGGATGGCGAAGCTGATCCCCGTGGCACGGGGCAAGCCCACCAAACTGAAGGTGATGATCTCCGACGACACCCCCGCCCCGGAGTTCAAGGAAAAATACGACAAAGATCCCCAAACCCGCCGCTGGATTGATATGGCCCTGCGCATCGAAGGCACCAACAAAACCTTCGGAATGCACGCCGCTGGGGTGGTGATTTCCAAAGATCCCCTGGACGAAATTGTGCCCCTGCAACGCAACAACGACGGCCAGGTGATCACCCAATACTACATGGAAGATGTGGAAGCCCTGGGCCTCCTAAAAATGGACTTTTTGGGCCTCAGAAACCTCACCATGATCCAAAAAACCCTGGATCTAATTGAGTCTACCCACGGCATCAAAATCGATCCCGACGACCTGCCGATGGACGATCCCGCTACCTTTAAGCTATTAGAAAAGGGCGACCTCGGCGGTGTCTTCCAACTCGAATCTTCCGGGATGCGCCAGATCGTTCGCGACCTCAAACCCTCCGGTCTAGAAGACATTTCCTCCGTCCTCGCCCTCTACCGACCGGGGCCACTGGATGCCGGACTAATTCCTAAATTTATCGACCGCAAACACGGGCGCGAAAAAATCGACTTCGCTGATGAAATTCTCAAACCCATCCTCAGCGAAACCTACGGCATCATGGTCTACCAAGAACAGATCATGAAAATCGCCCAAGACATGGGCGGCTACTCCCTCGGCCAAGCCGACCTGCTGCGGCGGGCCATGGGTAAAAAGAAAATGTCCGAAATGTTGAAGCACCAGGAAAACTTTGTCGGCGGTGCGGTAGAACGCGGCGTGGCCAAGAAAACCGCCGAAGAACTCTGGGATCAAATGGTGAAGTTCGCAGAATATTGCCTCAGCGCCGACACCGAACTGCTCACCGTCGAATACGGCCCCCTCACCATCGGCGAAATTGTGGAAAAACGCATCCCCTGCAACGTCTTCAGCGTCGATGATCACGGCTTTGTCTATACCCAACCCATCGCCCAATGGCACCCTCGCGGCCAGCAAGAAGTGTTTGAATACCACCTCGACGACGGCACCACCCTCCGCGCCACCGCCGACCACCAATTTATGACCACCACCGGGGAAATGCTGCCCATCGACGAAATCTTTCAGCGTGGGCTAGAGTTGAAGCAGGTGGACGCCCCCTGGCCCAAGGTGCTACGGTGCGCGTGA
- a CDS encoding type II toxin-antitoxin system YafQ family toxin — MEVSFSSSFKRAFKKRIKGNVELEAKFWQKLEQFTVDPYDPSLKTHKLSGKLKEFWSFSVDYDARVLFYFTEDNKAIFVDIGSHDEVY; from the coding sequence GTGGAAGTCAGCTTTAGTTCTTCCTTCAAACGCGCCTTCAAAAAACGCATCAAAGGAAATGTAGAGCTAGAAGCCAAGTTCTGGCAAAAACTAGAGCAGTTTACAGTAGATCCCTATGATCCGAGCTTAAAAACACACAAGTTGTCGGGCAAACTGAAGGAATTTTGGAGCTTTAGCGTAGACTACGACGCACGAGTACTCTTCTACTTTACAGAAGACAATAAAGCTATTTTTGTCGATATCGGTAGCCATGATGAAGTGTACTGA
- a CDS encoding AIPR family protein produces MNKLPDFLENYIDFKQHIDQTYKDFSNVEKGKHFAELAKDTLNSHDDFIGLESYLNPKSSHDNGVDIFWKSPDSNQYEFFCQSKYQIRGKDELDSVISKFKDFDEKLNSHNSTELGQQLELINKKEIEDERKNPEGDYNKLQTVKYVIVTLWKLDRIIDLYEKTNRPSLQFYKKLVNEGRLEIIDGIKFYEYFLKAYQKEYAIPQEVRFRVVDKLANKHNVYVGIMNSKDLIEIYKTSGNGIFFENVRDFLGIGSKKDSSFDINSEIYKTAHDDPSKMIERNNGITFKANALTYEGGEVVLRNAGIINGCQTTICIAKAQPDEDCYVPVKIVITSDEQTSSDIARTANTQNRIDKINLELSDFIRPQLIKSSLAEIGVRLEDDEASQTAPRVAAFISNQRIFKSDLRYLFIGLFSTTPRNIFASDYASIRFDDIRLEFSSIESKKELNSLLARLIICSNNAFEKLRQKYPSEDKDGASGSPEKKVGKVFNRFYVDQKGYKAYLTVLSVYFLLELYDEVEIKNLPVTQLTQSISSVVDQRREDLENSLCKIFKAVAMVVINHFSEKNKDLESKDLESEVSQYLSKYIARTKMSAYCVMYGMLET; encoded by the coding sequence ATGAATAAACTACCAGATTTCTTAGAGAATTACATAGATTTTAAGCAACATATTGATCAAACTTACAAAGATTTTAGCAATGTCGAGAAAGGCAAGCATTTTGCTGAGTTAGCCAAAGATACGTTAAATTCTCATGATGATTTTATTGGTTTGGAGTCTTATCTGAATCCGAAATCTAGTCACGACAATGGAGTAGACATCTTCTGGAAATCTCCCGACAGCAATCAATATGAATTCTTTTGTCAATCTAAATATCAGATCAGAGGCAAGGATGAATTAGATAGTGTGATTTCAAAATTCAAGGATTTCGATGAGAAGTTGAATTCTCACAACAGCACAGAATTAGGACAACAACTAGAGTTAATCAATAAAAAGGAGATTGAAGATGAAAGAAAAAATCCTGAAGGCGATTACAACAAACTTCAAACAGTAAAATACGTAATCGTCACGCTATGGAAGCTAGATAGAATAATTGATCTATACGAGAAGACGAATAGGCCATCACTGCAATTTTACAAAAAGCTAGTCAACGAAGGTCGTCTTGAGATAATAGACGGCATAAAATTTTACGAGTATTTTCTAAAAGCCTACCAAAAGGAATACGCGATTCCTCAAGAGGTGCGATTTAGAGTTGTTGACAAGTTAGCCAATAAGCATAACGTCTATGTTGGTATCATGAATTCCAAAGATTTAATCGAGATATATAAAACGAGTGGGAATGGGATATTTTTTGAAAACGTACGAGACTTTCTTGGCATAGGTAGCAAAAAAGACTCCTCGTTTGATATAAATAGTGAAATTTATAAAACAGCTCATGATGATCCATCAAAAATGATTGAGAGAAATAATGGTATCACCTTTAAGGCTAATGCATTAACTTATGAAGGTGGTGAGGTTGTACTCCGAAATGCCGGAATTATTAATGGCTGCCAAACAACTATATGCATAGCCAAAGCGCAACCAGATGAGGATTGTTATGTCCCCGTGAAAATCGTCATTACTTCTGATGAACAGACATCATCAGACATCGCAAGAACAGCCAACACTCAAAATCGAATTGATAAGATCAATTTAGAGTTATCTGACTTCATCAGACCCCAGCTTATAAAGTCAAGCTTAGCTGAAATTGGTGTGAGACTAGAAGATGATGAGGCATCTCAAACTGCTCCTCGCGTTGCTGCATTCATTTCAAATCAGAGAATTTTCAAGTCAGACTTGAGATATTTATTTATAGGTCTCTTCAGTACCACGCCTCGAAACATCTTTGCTTCTGACTATGCAAGCATTAGGTTTGACGATATTAGACTTGAATTCTCATCTATTGAAAGTAAGAAGGAGTTGAACTCCTTACTGGCACGACTCATAATTTGCTCAAATAATGCCTTTGAAAAACTGAGACAGAAATATCCTTCAGAAGATAAGGACGGAGCGTCAGGATCACCAGAGAAAAAAGTTGGCAAGGTATTTAATCGATTTTATGTCGATCAGAAAGGCTACAAAGCTTACTTGACCGTCTTATCTGTTTATTTTCTGCTTGAGCTTTACGATGAAGTAGAAATTAAGAACTTACCTGTAACTCAGCTAACTCAATCTATCAGTAGTGTCGTTGACCAACGAAGAGAGGATTTGGAGAATTCCTTGTGTAAAATCTTCAAGGCTGTCGCTATGGTCGTGATCAATCACTTCTCTGAAAAGAATAAAGATCTTGAAAGTAAAGACTTAGAATCTGAAGTTAGCCAGTATCTGTCCAAATATATTGCGCGGACTAAAATGTCCGCTTACTGCGTCATGTATGGAATGCTTGAAACTTGA